From Saccopteryx leptura isolate mSacLep1 chromosome 3, mSacLep1_pri_phased_curated, whole genome shotgun sequence, one genomic window encodes:
- the POLE4 gene encoding DNA polymerase epsilon subunit 4 — MHAQLTAARSTLGGRMAAAAGSGTPREEEGSSGEAAAPQPQAPTSAPGARLSRLPLARVKALVKADPDVTLAGQEAIFILARAAELFVETIAKDAYCCAQQGKRKTLQRRDLDNAIEAVDEFAFLEGTLD, encoded by the exons ATGCACGCGCAGTTGACGGCCGCGCGCAGCACGCTCGGGGGCCGGATGGCGGCGGCTGCTGGGAGCGGGACGCCCCGCGAGGAGGAGGGGTCCAGTGGGGAGGCCGCGGCCCCGCAGCCGCAAGCTCCGACGAGTGCGCCCGGGGCCCgtctctccaggctgcctctGGCGCGAGTGAAGGCCTTGGTTAAGGCAGACCCAGACGTGACGCTCGCGGGACAGGAAGCCATCTTCATTCTGGCGCGAGCCGCG GAACTGTTTGTGGAGACTATTGCAAAAGATGCCTACTGCTGTGCTCAACAAGGAAAGAGGAAAACCCTTCAGAGGAGAGATTTGG ATAATGCAATAGAAGCTGTGGATGAATTTGCTTTTCTGGAAG